The Stigmatella aurantiaca DW4/3-1 genome contains the following window.
CAAGCGGCGCCCTCGCCGTGGTCCGCGCGCCACAGCCAGAGCTGATCGCCCACGACGTGGTTGCTGTTGATCTTGATGCCCACGTCGTTGCGGCCCACCCAGGAGCCACCGGTGCGGACGGTCAGATCGTAGAGGAAGGTGGGGTTGGCCGAGTGGTCAGCCGAGCTGCCCGTGGGGCCCACTTCCAGGATGCTGGGGGAGTTGACCGGGCCTGCCTCGAGGATCAGACCCGCGATCTTCACGCCGGGCACGTCGGCGACCGCGACGACGGGCTTGCCCACCGTCGGGGTCAGCGAGGGGACGCCGAGTCCCAGGAGGATGGTGTTGGCGTTGTTGACGCGAAGCGTGTCATTGAGCCGGTAGATGCCCGGGGTGAACAGCAGGTGCTTGCCCTGGGTCAGCGCGGTGTTGAGGGTCGCCGCGGTGTCCGTCTCCGGGCGGGCGATGTAGAACTGGGAGATGGGCAGCGACTGGCCCGGCGTGGGGCCATTGGCCCAGCTGACACCCTGGGTGTTGGTCTGCAGCGCCGGGACGAAGACGAAGTACTGCCCGCCGCTGGTGTAGAGGTAGGGCTTCTCGCGGATGATCGGCGTCCTGTCGACGACGGTGTAGGGCGGCTCCGGGAACGTTCCAGACGGCGTGTTGACGCTGCCCACGAACACCATGTTCCACACGGCGTTGGACCAGCTCGCCCACTTGCTGTTGCGCGAGAGCCACTGCTGCTGCGAGGCGGGAACGACCGCCCCATCCACGAGGGAGTCGGCGAGGAATCCGCCGCTGGCCCAGCCGGCGTTCCAGTTCTCGTCGAACTCGAACAAGTCCAGCTCGCCCTTGACGTGCAGGCGCCGCAGGGGCGCGGCCTGGGAGACGGCGATCCGCGTGATGCCGTTGGAGGGGGTGACGGCGAAGTTCTCGAACGTCCGCCAGAAGTTGCAGGTCGAGTTGGCGGCGGGCATCCACTTGGCGTTGACGTTCACCCCGCCAATGATGTTCACGTCGTCCGGGTTCTGCCCGAGGCCGGCCACGTGGGTGTAGAAGCCGACGTTGAAGGTGACGTTGTACGCGCCCGGCTTGAAGAACAGGGCGTAGCGCTCCGGGCCGAACTGGTTGGCCTCCTGTTGGGTGAAGATGGTGTTGGCGACGTTGTTGATGTCGCCCGCCGCCATGGTCGGGTCGAAGACGTAGACGCGGGGCCCGAAGATGGTGCTGTTCGCCTGGGAAATCGGCGTCGCCGCTTCGGCTACCCCTGGCGAGAGGGCGCAGAGGCTCGCCGCAGCGGCCATTGCGGAAAGGGTTGAGGCCAAACGTTGACTCATTGCCTTATCTCCTGGGGGGATGGACTGCGTGTGTGGAGGCTGTTTCAGACGGCAGGGGGGGGCGGACGCACGTGCAGAACCCAGCCGGGCTCGCGGCCGGTAGGGGCACTGTCACCGCTGTGCACAGGAAAGGCCGCAGCCAGAACATGGCTGCGGGACACTCTCAATAACAGATTTAGATTGGGTAATCCAGAAAGTAAAGTTTTCTTTTGTTATCACCGTCAACGCGGCAGGGCCGCCTTGTACGCAAGACACGGGTAAAGAGACAGACGCTGGGTGTGTTGCTCGGGGATGAAAGGGAATGACACCGTGTGTCAAATCGTAACGTTTTGATTTCCAGCTGAAGACAGAGCACGGCGTGCGTGTCTGTTTGGCGGTGACAAGCCATATGAAAAAGGCCCACGCCGGCTGGGCGTGGGCCTCTGGAAGGTGGGCTGAAGCCCGGGGGCCGCCGGGGGCCTATTTGCCCTTGACCTGCTCCTTGGCCCACGAGTCCTTCAGCGTCACCGTGCGGTTGAAGACGGGCTTGCCGGGCTGGGAGTCCTTCGAGTCCACATTGAAGTATCCCAGCCGCTCGAACTGGAAGAAGGCCTCGGGCGCGGCCTGGGCGAGCATCGGCTCGACGCGGGCGTTGGGGAGCACCTCGAGCGAGTTCGGGTTCAAGAACGTCTTGAAGTCCTTGTCCTTGTCGCGGTCCGGGTGCTCCACGGAGAAGAGCCGGTCGTAGAGCCGCACCTCGGCCACGGGCGCGCTGGCCGGGACCCAGTGCAGGGTGCCCTTCACCTTGCGGCCGTCCGGGGCGTCTCCCCCGCGGGTGGCGGCGTCATAGGTGCAGCGCAGCTCCACCACCTGGCCCTTGTCGTCCTTGATGACACGCTCGCACTTGATGAAGTACGCCGAGCGGAGGCGGACCTCCTTGCCGGGCGCCAGCCGGAAGAACCCTTTGGTGGGCTCCTCCATGAAGTCATCCGCCTCGATGTACAGCTCGCGCTCGAACCGGAGCATGCGCTTGCCCAGCTCTTCCCTGGCCGGGTGGTTGGAGGTCTCCAGCTCCTCGCTCTGGCCCTCGGGATAGTTCTCGATGACGACCTTGAGCGGCCGCAGCACCGCCATGGCCCGGGGGGCGCGCTCGTTGAGGTCCTCCCGGATGCACAACTCCAGCAGGCTCATGTCGATCCAGCTGTCCGTCTTGCTCACGCCGATGCGCGTGGCGAAGTCCCGCAGGGACGCCGCCGTGCAGCCGCGCCGGCGCAGCCCGCTGATGGTCATCATGCGCGGGTCGTCCCACCCGGACACCAGCCCCTCGTTCACCATCTGGAGCAGCTTGCGCTTGCTCATCACCGTGTAGGTGAGCTTCAGGCGCGCGAACTCGTACTGGTAGGGCCGGTCCCCCTGGATGAGGTTGCCGACGATCCAGTCGTAGAGCACCCTCCGGTTCTCGAACTCCAGGGTACAGATGGAGTGGGTGATGCCCTCGATGGCATCCGACAGGCAATGGGCGAAGTCGTAGAGCGGGTAGATGCACCACGTGTCGCCGGTGCGGTGGTGGTGCGCGTGGCGGATCCGGTAGATGGGCGGATCCCTCAACACCGGGTTGGGCGAGGCCATGTCGATCTTCGCCCGCAGGGTGTGCTTGCCGTCCGGGAACTCGCCGGCCCGCATGCGGCGGAACAGGTCCAGGTTCTCCTCGACGGAGCGGTTGCGGTACGGGCTGTCGCGGCCCGGGGTGTTGAAGTCGCCGCGATACGCGCTGATCTCCTCGGCGGTGAGGCTGCACACGTACGCCTTGCCCTGCTGGATGAGCGAGACGGCGAAGCCATACAGCTTCTCGAAATAGTCCGAGGCGAAGAACTTCCGGTCGTCCCACTCGCCCCCAAGCCACTTCACGTCCCGCTCGATGGACTGGACGTAGTCGGTGTCCTCGGTGAGGGGGTTGGTGTCATCCAGGCGCAGGTTGCACTTGCCGCCGTATTGCTGGGCCAGTCCGAAGTTCAGGCAGATGGACTTGGCGTGTCCGATATGGAGGTAGCCGTTGGGCTCTGGGGGGAAGCGTGTGTGCACACGCCCGCCGTGCTTTCCCGAGCGCCGGTCCTCCTCGATGATCTCCTGCAGGAAATTCTGGCCCTGCGCCTCACTGATCGTCGTCATGGCCGCCCATCCTCTTGGAGCTTTCCAGCATCGGCAAGGGGAACGGAGTTCACGCGGCGTAAATGTCAGCGCAGGCCTGCCCGGCGGCCCAGCTCCAAGGCCAGCGCGCGCAATTCCTCCACGCCCGGGGCGCCGGGGCTGGTATCGAAGACGACCTCGTAGCCGAGGCCCGCTTGGTTGATGGCCTCCGAGCGGGGAATCCGCATGGGCAGCACCGGCACGGAGGAGTCCCGCAGGGCCTCGTCCATCGCGTCGTTGGTGGCCTTGGTGCGGCGGTCCCAGAGGTTGACGATGGCCACCAGCTCGCCCCCTTCTTCTCGCACTTCTTTCCAGGCTGTCTCGATCTCTCCCAGCCCCTGGAGCGCGAAGGCCCCGGTGGGCACGGGGGCGGCCACCACGTCGGCCAGGTGGAGCACGGCCTCGGTGTAGGCCCCCAGGCTGGGGGGCGTGTCGGTGACGATGATGTCCGGGGTCCAGCCCAGCGTCTTGAGCGCGCGGGGGAGGGCCTGGAGGCGGTGGCCCCATTGGAAGAGCTCGCGCTCCTGGGCGGCCATGCGCGGGTGGGCCGGGGCGATGAAGAGGCCCGGCCGCCGGGCGGAGGCCACCACCACCTCGTCCAGGCGCCGGCGCGGCCGGGGGCCGAGGGCATCCCCCACGCAGGGGATGTCTCCGGGCTCCAGCCCCAGCACCAGCGAGGCATGGGCCTGGGGGTCGAGGTCCATCAGCAGCACCCGGTGTCCGGCATCGGCCAGGGCGGCCGCCACGTGGACGCAGAGGGTGGTCTTTCCGACTCCACCTTTGATGGTGGAGAACGCGATCATCGGCATGACGCCCTGACAGAAGACGGCGGGGGACTCAGGCGGGGATGCGGGACAGGGCCGCGTCGAACAGGATCATCTCCAGCCGGTCCTGGTCGTACTCGGACATGCCCTCGAAGGCGAACGAGAGCCGGTAGTTGCCGATCTGCTTCTTGGAGGCCATGACCCGGGCGCGGCCGATGACGGGATCCATGCCGTCGGGCATCCGCAGGGTGTAGCCCACCAGCTCCTTCTCGCCGGGAGCCTTGGTGAGCACGACGGAGAAGCCGCCCTTGGAGATGTCCAGCGTCATCGCCCGGACGATGCCCGTGTTGAGGCTGAGTTCGATCTGCATGGCTTGCGCGACGCGGAACGTCTGGCGGGCCATCTCACCGGGCCGAAGGGTCATGCCTTGGGCAGCGGTCAGCGCGCGGGCGAATTGCTCCCGGGCCATGAGGTAGAGCTGCTTCTCTTCGTCGCTGAGTTGCTTTTGACGGGCCCTCTTGTGGAGCGCCCGGAATTCCTGGAGCCAAGCGTTGATGCTCATGGTGAGATGCTATGCGCCACGGACAAGGAAGTGCACGTCCTCGATGGTGCTCCACCCGGGAGCTGGCGCTCCTTTCGGCTCTTTCCATTCTGACGTGGGAGGTGCTGGGAGCGGTACTAAATGTGTGAGGGAGGCCGGGATGACGTCGAAGTCGCTGCCAAAGAACAAGCGCTCGAAAGAGGAAGTGCTCGCGGAGCTGCGGACCCTGCGCGCGGAAGACGCGCGCTGGAAGGAGGGCCGTACCTTCAGCCTCGTTTATCACGTGGATGACGAGCACTCGGCGCTGCTCAAGGAAGCCTATGGCGAGTTCATCTCCGAGAATGGGCTGTCGCCCCTGGCCTTTCCGTCCCTGCGCCGCATGGAGTCCGACGTGATTTCCATGGCCGCGGAGCTGTTTCACGGCAATGAGGACGTGGCGGGCACGATGACCACGGGGGGCACCGAGAGCATCATGATGGCGGTGAAGGCCGCCCGGCAGTGGGCCCGCGAGGAGAAGGGCATCGGCCGTCCGGAGATGATCGTC
Protein-coding sequences here:
- a CDS encoding glutamine--tRNA ligase/YqeY domain fusion protein, encoding MTTISEAQGQNFLQEIIEEDRRSGKHGGRVHTRFPPEPNGYLHIGHAKSICLNFGLAQQYGGKCNLRLDDTNPLTEDTDYVQSIERDVKWLGGEWDDRKFFASDYFEKLYGFAVSLIQQGKAYVCSLTAEEISAYRGDFNTPGRDSPYRNRSVEENLDLFRRMRAGEFPDGKHTLRAKIDMASPNPVLRDPPIYRIRHAHHHRTGDTWCIYPLYDFAHCLSDAIEGITHSICTLEFENRRVLYDWIVGNLIQGDRPYQYEFARLKLTYTVMSKRKLLQMVNEGLVSGWDDPRMMTISGLRRRGCTAASLRDFATRIGVSKTDSWIDMSLLELCIREDLNERAPRAMAVLRPLKVVIENYPEGQSEELETSNHPAREELGKRMLRFERELYIEADDFMEEPTKGFFRLAPGKEVRLRSAYFIKCERVIKDDKGQVVELRCTYDAATRGGDAPDGRKVKGTLHWVPASAPVAEVRLYDRLFSVEHPDRDKDKDFKTFLNPNSLEVLPNARVEPMLAQAAPEAFFQFERLGYFNVDSKDSQPGKPVFNRTVTLKDSWAKEQVKGK
- a CDS encoding ParA family protein, whose protein sequence is MPMIAFSTIKGGVGKTTLCVHVAAALADAGHRVLLMDLDPQAHASLVLGLEPGDIPCVGDALGPRPRRRLDEVVVASARRPGLFIAPAHPRMAAQERELFQWGHRLQALPRALKTLGWTPDIIVTDTPPSLGAYTEAVLHLADVVAAPVPTGAFALQGLGEIETAWKEVREEGGELVAIVNLWDRRTKATNDAMDEALRDSSVPVLPMRIPRSEAINQAGLGYEVVFDTSPGAPGVEELRALALELGRRAGLR
- a CDS encoding fibronectin type III domain-containing protein, whose translation is MSQRLASTLSAMAAAASLCALSPGVAEAATPISQANSTIFGPRVYVFDPTMAAGDINNVANTIFTQQEANQFGPERYALFFKPGAYNVTFNVGFYTHVAGLGQNPDDVNIIGGVNVNAKWMPAANSTCNFWRTFENFAVTPSNGITRIAVSQAAPLRRLHVKGELDLFEFDENWNAGWASGGFLADSLVDGAVVPASQQQWLSRNSKWASWSNAVWNMVFVGSVNTPSGTFPEPPYTVVDRTPIIREKPYLYTSGGQYFVFVPALQTNTQGVSWANGPTPGQSLPISQFYIARPETDTAATLNTALTQGKHLLFTPGIYRLNDTLRVNNANTILLGLGVPSLTPTVGKPVVAVADVPGVKIAGLILEAGPVNSPSILEVGPTGSSADHSANPTFLYDLTVRTGGSWVGRNDVGIKINSNHVVGDQLWLWRADHGEGAAWTTNPTKNGLVVNGRNVTIYGLFNEHHNEYQTLWNGNGGRVYFYQSEIPYDIPNQASWMNGSANGYASYKVANSVTSHEAWGVGVYSYFRDAPVKLENAIEVPNVTGVKIHHMTTIWLNGVAGSEITHVINGTGGRVYGSTPATAMRQTVSEFAGTGVGTPDTQAPTTPANLLATATSSSQINLSWNASSDNVGVSGYDVYRNGSAVGSSGTNSYSDTGLAASTAYSYTVRARDAAGNTSAASNTATATTQAGGGSGTDFTYGATNVNATQALLWFKPTGFTASYVIVHYSYPGIGQQNVTMTYNSGAARFETSVTGLSAGKVVTYSFTYNKNGTQYDSPTYTWTKP
- a CDS encoding PilZ domain-containing protein, which translates into the protein MSINAWLQEFRALHKRARQKQLSDEEKQLYLMAREQFARALTAAQGMTLRPGEMARQTFRVAQAMQIELSLNTGIVRAMTLDISKGGFSVVLTKAPGEKELVGYTLRMPDGMDPVIGRARVMASKKQIGNYRLSFAFEGMSEYDQDRLEMILFDAALSRIPA